In one Salipiger abyssi genomic region, the following are encoded:
- a CDS encoding phosphoribosyl-ATP diphosphatase, protein MTLEELETIVATRAEASPEESWTAKLLAKGPEKCAEKFGEEAVEAIIEAVKNDREKLTGEAADVLFHFLVMLKARDLPLSDVMAELARRQGQSGLAEKAARKG, encoded by the coding sequence ATGACGCTGGAAGAACTCGAAACCATCGTCGCCACCCGCGCCGAGGCCTCGCCCGAGGAAAGCTGGACCGCCAAGCTGCTCGCCAAGGGGCCGGAGAAATGCGCCGAGAAATTCGGCGAGGAGGCGGTCGAGGCAATCATCGAGGCGGTGAAGAACGACCGCGAGAAACTCACCGGAGAGGCGGCGGATGTGCTCTTCCACTTCCTGGTGATGCTGAAGGCGCGCGATCTGCCGCTCTCTGACGTGATGGCCGAGCTGGCGCGGCGTCAGGGGCAGTCCGGCCTGGCCGAGAAGGCCGCGCGCAAGGGCTGA
- a CDS encoding CoA-binding protein encodes MSYSDAFLKEILARTRVIAVIGVSLNPVRPSYYVARYLSLRGYRVIGVNPGHAGAQLFGETVRGGIEDLPAEVDMVDIFRRSEGVPPIVDAALEHLPNLRTIWMQIGVAHAEAAAKAEARGVDVVMNRCPKIEYQRLNGELRMGGFNTGVISSKL; translated from the coding sequence ATGAGCTATTCCGACGCCTTCCTGAAAGAGATTCTCGCCCGCACCAGGGTGATCGCTGTCATCGGCGTGTCGCTGAATCCGGTGCGGCCCAGCTATTACGTGGCGCGCTATCTGAGCCTGCGCGGCTACCGGGTGATCGGGGTCAATCCCGGTCATGCGGGCGCGCAGCTCTTTGGCGAGACGGTGCGCGGCGGGATCGAGGATCTGCCGGCGGAGGTGGATATGGTCGACATCTTCCGCCGCTCCGAGGGAGTGCCGCCCATCGTCGACGCGGCGCTGGAACATCTGCCCAATCTGCGCACGATCTGGATGCAGATCGGCGTCGCGCATGCGGAGGCCGCCGCAAAGGCCGAGGCGCGGGGCGTCGATGTGGTGATGAACCGCTGCCCGAAGATCGAATACCAGCGCCTCAATGGCGAGCTGCGCATGGGCGGGTTCAACACCGGGGTGATTTCCTCGAAGCTCTGA
- a CDS encoding xanthine dehydrogenase family protein molybdopterin-binding subunit — translation MEKFGKSQSMKRSEDVRFLTGHGRYIDDIAPEGALHAYVLRSPVAHAEITTLDVSDAREAEGVHLVLTVEDLLAAGMDVNMPGTVLTNRDGTKGAAPERPLLARGRLRHVGEPVALVVAETMQQAKDAAELIELDFDELPAHVEVCAGGETIHPEAPDNRAFDWGMGDEAATAEAFDKAAKTVRLEVGDNRVIVNAMEGRGCFAEWDGKRIHVAFNGQGVWDIKGEMAEAMGLDEADVRITNPDVGGGFGMKAASYPEYFCVAQAARALGKPVRWMSERTEGMLSDHAGRDLVTMAELAFDEANRITGYRIHTICNLGAYNSGYGQPIQTLLFSKVLTGTYDIPAAYMRVEGIYTNTTQVDAYRGAGRPEAIYVLERVMDRAARDLGVDPIELRKINFIKDFPYKTPTGETYDVGDFPRVLDHAIADADVAGFAARKAESEARGKLRGLGLCFYIESILGDPSEGVKIEFTEQGGARLYVGTQSNGQGHETVFAKFLSDQTGIPFEKIEFVQGDSDLIAQGGGTGGSRSVTMQANVTLTAVKAMVDGFTEFLAEEMDVPASEIAFDDERFRAEGSNLTPTMLEVAEMARARGRAELLSWDIRDQIQARSYPNGAHFAEIEIDRETGVAEVVKYTVVDDFGNLINPMLAEGQVHGGVAQGLGQALCEQVVFDEDGQLLTATFMDYAMPRAYDVPFIHFDVEPVPSTGNPMGMKGCGEAGTVGALAAVSNAVQDALWPLGVRQVDMPFTPMRLWRLMGGARMAAE, via the coding sequence ATGGAAAAATTCGGCAAGAGCCAGTCCATGAAGCGCAGCGAGGATGTGCGCTTTCTCACCGGACATGGCCGTTATATCGACGATATCGCCCCCGAGGGCGCGCTGCATGCCTATGTGCTGCGCTCGCCGGTGGCCCATGCGGAGATCACCACACTGGATGTGAGTGACGCACGCGAGGCCGAGGGCGTGCATCTGGTGCTGACCGTCGAGGATCTGCTCGCGGCGGGCATGGATGTGAACATGCCGGGCACGGTGCTGACCAATCGCGACGGCACGAAGGGTGCTGCGCCGGAGCGTCCGCTGCTGGCGCGCGGGCGGCTGCGCCATGTCGGCGAGCCGGTGGCGCTGGTGGTGGCCGAGACCATGCAGCAGGCCAAGGATGCCGCCGAGCTGATCGAGCTCGATTTCGACGAGCTGCCGGCGCATGTGGAGGTCTGCGCGGGCGGCGAGACGATCCATCCCGAGGCGCCGGACAACCGCGCCTTCGACTGGGGTATGGGCGACGAGGCGGCAACGGCGGAGGCGTTTGACAAAGCGGCGAAAACCGTGCGGCTGGAGGTCGGCGACAACCGCGTGATCGTGAACGCCATGGAGGGGCGCGGCTGTTTCGCGGAATGGGACGGCAAGCGCATCCATGTGGCCTTCAACGGCCAGGGCGTCTGGGACATCAAGGGCGAGATGGCCGAGGCCATGGGGCTCGACGAGGCGGATGTGCGCATCACCAACCCCGATGTCGGCGGCGGCTTTGGCATGAAGGCGGCGTCCTACCCGGAGTATTTCTGCGTGGCGCAGGCGGCGCGGGCGCTGGGCAAGCCGGTGCGCTGGATGTCGGAGCGCACCGAGGGGATGCTGTCGGACCATGCGGGCCGCGATCTGGTGACCATGGCCGAGCTGGCCTTTGACGAGGCCAACCGGATCACCGGCTACCGGATCCACACGATCTGCAATCTCGGCGCCTACAACTCCGGTTACGGCCAGCCGATCCAGACGCTGCTATTTTCCAAGGTGCTGACCGGCACCTATGACATTCCGGCGGCCTATATGCGGGTGGAGGGGATCTATACCAACACCACGCAGGTCGACGCCTATCGCGGTGCCGGCCGCCCTGAGGCGATCTATGTGCTGGAGCGGGTGATGGACCGCGCCGCGCGCGATCTGGGCGTCGATCCGATCGAGCTGCGCAAGATCAACTTCATCAAGGACTTCCCCTACAAGACCCCCACGGGTGAGACCTATGACGTGGGCGATTTTCCCCGCGTGCTGGATCACGCCATTGCCGATGCCGACGTGGCGGGCTTTGCCGCGCGCAAGGCCGAGAGCGAGGCAAGGGGCAAGCTGCGCGGGCTGGGGCTCTGTTTCTATATCGAGTCGATTCTGGGCGATCCCTCCGAGGGGGTGAAGATCGAGTTCACCGAGCAGGGCGGCGCGCGGCTCTATGTCGGCACGCAGTCGAACGGGCAGGGGCACGAGACGGTCTTTGCCAAGTTCCTCAGCGACCAGACCGGCATTCCCTTCGAGAAAATCGAGTTCGTGCAGGGTGATAGCGACCTGATCGCGCAGGGCGGCGGCACCGGCGGCTCGCGCTCGGTGACCATGCAGGCCAATGTGACGCTGACCGCGGTGAAGGCGATGGTGGACGGGTTCACCGAGTTCCTCGCCGAAGAGATGGATGTGCCCGCCTCCGAGATCGCTTTCGATGACGAGCGTTTCCGCGCCGAGGGCTCGAACCTGACGCCCACCATGCTGGAGGTGGCGGAAATGGCCCGCGCCAGGGGACGCGCGGAGCTGCTGAGCTGGGATATACGCGACCAGATCCAGGCGCGCTCTTACCCGAACGGCGCGCATTTCGCCGAGATCGAGATCGACCGCGAGACCGGCGTCGCCGAAGTGGTGAAATACACGGTGGTCGACGATTTCGGCAATCTGATCAACCCGATGCTGGCCGAGGGCCAGGTGCATGGCGGGGTGGCGCAGGGGCTGGGTCAGGCGCTTTGCGAGCAGGTGGTGTTCGACGAGGACGGCCAGCTTCTGACCGCGACCTTCATGGATTACGCCATGCCGCGCGCCTATGATGTGCCCTTCATTCATTTCGACGTGGAGCCGGTGCCCTCGACCGGCAATCCGATGGGGATGAAGGGCTGCGGCGAGGCCGGCACGGTGGGCGCGCTGGCGGCGGTGTCGAACGCGGTGCAGGATGCGCTCTGGCCGCTGGGCGTGCGTCAGGTGGACATGCCGTTCACGCCGATGCGGCTCTGGCGCCTTATGGGCGGGGCGCGGATGGCGGCGGAATAG
- a CDS encoding type III PLP-dependent enzyme — protein sequence MGIEQTLMPSPESWLARARPDDPVFFFCPLRLAQVAERFQSGFPGLVTYAVKANPAPEMIDGLVAAGIRAFDVASPAEMALVREHCPDAVLHYHNPVRSEAEIAAGLAHRCTSWSVDRPGELEKLRCLPKGTEIAVRLKLPVKGAAYDFGAKFGAGPELAEALLRRVAELGFTPSLTFHPGTQCRTPAPWARYVRAAADVARAAGVTLHRLNVGGGFPSDRGEGHPDLEAIFATIETATRAAFATPPRLVCEPGRGLCAEAFLLVLRVKAVGDDAVFLNDGIYGGMAEWRDLGPMARLRVVTPEGLPRGGAARERIVFGPTCDSLDRLPESVALPEAIREGDYLVFEGMGAYSRALVTGFNGYGARRIVAMTSAC from the coding sequence ATGGGGATCGAGCAGACCCTGATGCCGTCGCCGGAGTCCTGGTTGGCCCGCGCGCGGCCCGACGATCCGGTGTTCTTCTTCTGCCCGCTGCGGCTGGCGCAGGTGGCGGAGCGGTTCCAGAGCGGCTTTCCGGGGCTCGTGACCTATGCGGTCAAGGCCAACCCGGCGCCCGAGATGATCGACGGGCTGGTTGCCGCCGGGATCCGGGCCTTTGACGTCGCCTCGCCCGCCGAGATGGCGCTGGTGCGCGAACATTGCCCCGATGCCGTGTTGCACTACCACAACCCGGTGCGCTCGGAGGCCGAGATCGCCGCCGGGTTGGCGCATCGCTGTACCTCCTGGTCGGTGGACCGGCCGGGCGAGCTGGAAAAGCTGCGGTGCCTGCCGAAGGGCACGGAGATCGCGGTGCGGCTGAAACTGCCGGTCAAGGGTGCGGCCTATGATTTTGGTGCGAAATTCGGTGCGGGGCCGGAGCTGGCGGAGGCGCTGCTGCGCCGGGTCGCGGAGCTGGGCTTTACCCCGTCGCTCACCTTTCATCCCGGCACGCAATGCCGCACGCCGGCGCCCTGGGCGCGCTATGTCCGGGCTGCCGCCGATGTGGCGCGGGCGGCAGGGGTCACCCTGCACCGGCTGAATGTGGGCGGCGGCTTTCCATCGGACCGGGGCGAGGGCCATCCCGATCTCGAGGCGATCTTTGCCACAATCGAAACCGCCACCCGTGCCGCCTTTGCCACGCCGCCGCGGCTGGTCTGCGAGCCGGGGCGCGGGCTCTGCGCCGAGGCCTTCCTGCTGGTGCTGCGGGTGAAGGCGGTCGGGGATGACGCGGTGTTTCTCAATGACGGGATCTATGGCGGCATGGCCGAGTGGCGCGATCTCGGCCCCATGGCGCGGCTGCGGGTGGTGACGCCCGAGGGGCTGCCGCGCGGCGGGGCGGCGCGCGAGCGCATTGTCTTCGGCCCGACCTGCGACAGTCTCGACCGGCTGCCCGAGTCGGTGGCGCTGCCCGAGGCGATCCGTGAGGGCGATTACCTCGTCTTCGAGGGCATGGGGGCCTATTCGCGCGCGCTGGTCACCGGGTTCAACGGCTACGGAGCGCGCAGGATCGTCGCGATGACCTCCGCCTGCTGA
- a CDS encoding Lrp/AsnC family transcriptional regulator: MAQIDNATSQIDETDRALVALLSANARMPVSDLARRLGLARTTVQARIDRLVMRGAIAGFTLRRGPALKEAIRATVLVCIEPRAQADVLARLKQMPAVETVHTTSGRVDLMVIVCAGSTEELDATLDRIAEARGVKSSESLIHLTTKLDRRG; encoded by the coding sequence ATGGCACAAATCGACAACGCGACCTCACAGATCGACGAAACCGACCGGGCGCTGGTCGCCCTGCTCTCGGCCAATGCGCGCATGCCGGTCTCGGATCTGGCGCGCCGACTGGGGTTGGCGCGCACCACGGTTCAGGCGCGGATCGACCGGCTGGTGATGCGCGGTGCCATCGCGGGCTTCACCCTGCGGCGCGGCCCGGCGCTGAAGGAGGCGATCCGCGCCACGGTGCTGGTCTGCATCGAGCCGCGCGCCCAGGCCGATGTGCTGGCGCGGCTGAAACAGATGCCGGCGGTCGAGACGGTGCACACCACCTCGGGCCGCGTGGATCTGATGGTGATCGTCTGCGCGGGCTCCACCGAAGAGCTCGACGCCACGCTCGACCGCATTGCCGAGGCGCGGGGGGTGAAAAGCTCGGAAAGCCTGATCCACCTGACGACCAAGCTCGACCGGCGCGGCTGA